The segment CAGAACACGGGGCAGCCGCCACGCAGTAGCTTCATCTCCTGTCCATCCAAAGGAGCCACAGCAGCCAGAGAAAGACCAAACAATAATAAGAAGAACATCATATTGGAGTCTGATGTCTATTACTCTGAGAGATTTAATTCTTTGCAGAAGTTTATCTTTAGGGACGGATGCAGAAGAGAGTCCTGGAGAGACAGAAGTCAACCTGCTATTTTTATATTCATCAAAAAGGGCATCTACCCCATACCTGATAATGATTTACtctaattgttgtttttaattccCATCAAAGCTTTCCTTTATAGGAAATGTCTATCAGTTTCCTTTTCATGGAATCATGTTATCTTTATGGTTGTGCAGATATCACTGAGTGCATAGTTGTCTAGTTCATGTTTTTGATCATTACTTTCTCATCTGAAGGAGACAAAACAAACGTGATCACTGAATAAACCAATCAAATATGTATAACAGTAGCGTTGTGTTTCATCAATATTAGTTATTAAGGTTTAAGCACTAGGAGTCAGAGGGCGTGTtgggacgccctctgactcctAGTGCTTAGATTtcgtgttcccggcgtgttaggacgccctctggtTCCTGGTATTTTAGAAATTCCTCTCAAGCCCCGGCAATttcttcccttgtgccccggcgttttcctcacgccccggcgatcccTCTTCCCTAGCGCCCTGGCGTTTCCCTCATGCCCTGGCGATCTTTCCctagcgccccggcgtttccctcacgccccggcgagtttctcccttgcgccccggcgtttgcCTCACGCCCTGGCGAACTTCTCCctagcgccccggcgtttccctcacgccccggcgagtttctcccttgggccccagcgtttccctcacgctccGGCGGTGtcttcccttggcgtttccacacgcccgttcctctcccttggcgtttccacatgcccgttctttcccccggCGTTTCTGTAGGTTAGTTGTGCCCCAGCGTTTCCTTGCGCTGTTGAGCCCTAACGTatcagtccgcctgtcctttTCCCCTTGGCATTTCcatacgcctgttccttccctttggcgtttccatacgcccgttccttccctttggcgtttccatatgcccgttccttccctttggcgttgtgtacgcccgttccttccctttggcgcccgttccttccctttggcgttgtgtacgcccgttccttccctttggcgttgtttacgcccgttccttccctttggcgttgtgtacgcccgttcctttcctttggcgttgtgtatgcccgttccttccctttggcgcccgttccttccctttggcgttgtgtacgcccgttccttccctagGCGTTTCTGTACGCCCGTTACTTTCCTTTAGCGCTGCCGttggcccgttccttcccttttggcgctgtcatgcgcccgttccttccctttggcgttatgtgcgcccgttccttccctttggcgctgtgtgcgcccgttccttccctttggcgctgcgttgcgcccgttccttccctttagcgctgtgttgcgctcgctctttcccctggcgctgtcaagcgcccgtacctttccctgatgtgccacGCCCTGGTTGTGCTCTGGCACGTctgtgttctctggcccctttggttcctccgtgtctcttggcccctttggttccccagagttctctagcccctttggttccccagtgttctctagccccttggttccccagtgttatctagccccttggttccccagtgttctctagccccttggttccccagtgttctctagccccttggttccccagtgttctctagcccttTTGGTTCCCCGAGTTTTCAGCCTTAGATTCCCCATGTTCTCTAGCCTTCGGTTCCCCGTGTTCGCTGGCTTTTTGGTCcccagtgttcagcctgattCTTGCCCaccttcctgggccccctccgCCCACCCAGCGTGGGAggttctgggccgtccggtgtccggccttgtggggggggggggtactgtcaggatgcagcttgtaggctgcagtctgtgcctcgctgcctctctcccttccctgctcagaataattaaatccacctgtcaggctgcaatcaaccttcaacTGCTCTCACCCGGTTCCACTCTTATTtaaactcacctcattctgctctcgtcgccggtccgtagtgttcactcctgctcagttCCTGCCAGTATCCAGTGTCAGCTCCGTTTTTGTTGCAGTCAACCTGAAGACGTTACTTCAACTTGGTTTTTGTTCAAGTCATTCCCCAagtctctgctcagctctgctccGCTCAAGTTCTCAAGTTTCCCCAGctgctccacgttctcaagATCCAGCAAGTTCAGTTCCATGGTCTCACGTTCTCCAGCAGTTCCTCGTTCTCAAGTTaagttccacggtctcacgtTCTCCAGCAGTTCCTCGTTCTCAAGTTAAGTTCCACGGCCTCACGTTCTCCAGCAGTTCCTCGGTCTCAAGtactgttccacggtctcacgtTCTCCAGCAGTTCCTCGGGCTCAAGtacagttccacggtctcaagttcacttccacggtctcaagttctgttccacggtctcaagttctgttccacggtctcaggTTCCCacagctgttccacggtctcaagctCCCGGTTCTGTTATTCTGGTCTCAAGTGCTCCACCCCGGTCTCAAGTCTTCAGCTCCGGTGTTCCTCCCTGGTCAGTCTCCCCgcgctcctcctgtcagccagcttctgcacccttcatctccgtccataaagactctgggtCCTCTGGTCATTAACCATCCaatctgtacaataaaactcacttcaagaactagctctgtgtgtgcgtgctgtgtccgggttcatccaaagacaaatcatgacaatgttattattgaataaataataaatgttacaATGAAAATTCAAAGATAATTATATGAAAGGCCCCAGAAAACAATTCAAATTCTAACCTAAAATGTTTGATGTTAAGGTTGAAGCATACATGAAAAGAGACTTTGCTTCAAAATTTGGGCCCTGCTATGGAAAATTAAAAATCACCCCTTTGCATCAAGTGGCTGCTTCCTGTGTTCTGGTCTTGGTCTGTGTTTGATTCTCTGCATTTGTCTGTGTTTATCGCTAATTCCTCAGTAGTTTTCCACTCCATTGCTTTCCAAACAGCTGCACCGAGTTGTTAGATTCACACGTTTTACAATAAATTATCACCATTTCAGTATACAGAGCACCagtgcctgtattcacaaagatgatctgagtcctctcagagagttCCTATCTACCAGAAAAAACTGTCCCAGGACCTGAAATAATACTTTGACAGACCTTTACTATAAATATTAAAGTACTACAAGCAAAGATTTGTGAAGATTTGTCAGGGTCTTGCATGGATTCAGCAAACAATGGGAAGGGCATTCTTGCAAAATAGATGCTTGATCATAATTATGCCCTTCCATGTTCCAaggggttaaataataataattattattatactaATATcgctccgggtactctggcttcctcccacagtccaaaaacatgactgttaggttaattggcctctataaattgtccttaggtgtgagtgtgtgcgtgaatggttgtttgtcctgtctgccTCTTTgctgccctgcgacagactggcaacctgcccaggatgtaccccgcctctcacccattgacagctggggaTAGGCATCAGCACCCCTTGCAACCCCAGTAGGGATAAAGCATGTAGGAAAATTTTGTGCTCCAGCAGCAACCTATTTTTTCTAATCtacaaacattaataaaaaaaacacttttatttgcCTTAAATCTTTTTAATACACAGGAAATAAACATATCTATTTCATGAATTCAATCACCAAGGTGCTCACTGTCACAAATTGAGCCTTAAAAGTGTATCAGACCGCTAATGTATTTTTGGTAGTTTTATAATGTGTTACATTGTCATGTTTTGCACTCAACCAAAACAAGTAGTTATGTGCTCTTGAATATTTTCTTCCTGCTTATATTTTCTAGGTTATGTTTTATGTACATCAGCAAGGTTCCTCACACAAATTTGGTATTAGTCTTTCTACACATTGTGTTGGTTAAAATCTAAACTTAATTCAGTTTTTCAAAGctgtaatgttttcattttctcaaaaagaaaaacaacttacAAACCTTATCTAAAACAAATCTTGTACAAAAAGATGCACTTGAAGATATTTTCTGATCAATATGTTAAAGAATAATAATCTTAGCAAACTGCGAGCTGTACAAACAAAGGGGAGTTTATAAATGCTAAACAAAAATCCAACTTgtgtagaaaaacaaataacagaTACACTTAGCCTGTTTAAACCCTCACGTTCGGTTTGATCTTTTCTaatcaacacatttaaaaccaCTGAGTGGATCCAGAATCACATTCTGGGCACCTATTAACAAGCTGGGCGTGCTTTACAAACAAAGGTATATTTCTTATTGCATGGTACATCGTTCCATTTCCTGGCTGGGCCCCAGTTGGTGTGAACACATGATTCAGATCCTCCATTATTATTTGGCTCTCTTGCATTCCAGTTGGTTAAGGAGAGTTTTGATCCGTCAGACCAGAAGAATGCCCCGTCCTTCTGAGCGTCAGAAAGTCCGATCCAGTTTAATCCCTGAGCGGGATCAAAGTTGCTGATCAGCATTTTTACAAAGTTCTCTTCTTCCAGACTGTGGACGGACACCAGGTTTGCTCCTTGAGACAGGCAGTGCTGCTCTGCATCACCCCAGGTCATCAGTGTGGCCACGTATTTGTAGCAGCGGCCATCAAAGCTGTACCAGAACATGGGGCAGTCGCCACGCAGTAGCTTCATCTCCTGTCCGTCCGAAGGAGCAACATCAGCCAGAGAAAGAccaaacaagaagaagaacatCATCATATTGGAGTCTGATGTCTATTGTTCTGAGAGATTTTAATGCTTTACAGAAGGATACAGAAGAGATTCCTGGAGAGACAGAAGTCAACCTGCTATTTTTATATTCCTCAGAAAGGGGCGTCTATCCCATACCTGTTAATAAGTTACTTTAACTGTTATTCTGAATTCCCATGAAAGCTTTCCTTTATAGGACATTTCTATCTGTTTCCTTTTCATGGAATCATGTTGTTATCTTTATGGTTGTGCAGATATCACCGAGTGCATAGTTGTCTAGCTCAGGGTTTTGATAATTACTTTCTCATCTGAGGGAGACAGAAAAAACTTgatcactgaaaaacaaaatcaaatatgtATAATAGCAGAATTGTGTTTCATCAATATTAGTTATTAAGGTTTTGATATTGTTTCAGGAACTTCAACAACTTGTCTCTGCACATATTGCACATGTTGGCATTTATCTTTTCTGCctaattcaaatgtttttcacaAACTAAATTCCCGTTAAGTCCAGCAGATGctgtttgcacttttttttggcaTCCCAGTTCTCCTGTCTTCAGACACCATCACAGCAGAAGCAGAAAGGGTCAAAGGGTCAGAAAATGTCATGATCAAGGCCTTCCTGAAAACTTTAAGAGAAAGAACTGACTGTAACAGGGAGGAGTTGTGTTAATCATAAACTAATAAATATGGTTTCAAGCCACGACTCCAGATTGTAAACAACTGTtgaattattcttttttattcacTCAAAGATAAAAAAGCAAAGACTAAAGATAAGGTAGTATCATATTTAAACCAGTGATTACATGTAATCTATCTATTTATTGAACTAATCTAGGTAACCTCTTTTTTACCTTTCTCCCGTTCTGTTAGATTTATTTAATAGATGAAAATAAGGTGCATGCTTGATGTAGCACTATGTTAGAAGTAAATTTTCCTTCATGTGAAGTTTGAAAATTATAGACATGTCAGTTCtcatttgtacacatttaatACACACATTGCCTTAGGATATGTTATCctaagtcatttaaaaaaaacatgaatataaaatgtaatgtttaacAAGATAACATACCTTATATATAATTATGTGtataaatttgacattttcagaTCCAAGGACTCaccaatgtgtttttaaataatcagtCTAAGAGTTTGTGACTAAACTCATCTCATAATCCCTGTAATTAATTTACTGTCTTAATTACCCCCAGCAAAGTCAGAACGTTTTCTGTAACATTCTTAACTCAGTTTACCCAAAAATGGAGCAGCATATGAGGCTTTCTGGCAGAAACTCCAGTTGGGATAAAATATCTCTCACCATCAAGAACAAAGGCCCTCAAAAGCCAAAacaggcatatcatgtcataaagtagaggcataaatCCTCTTAAATTGTATTAAGTGGctgaaactgtgcctcctgtagcagattttttttaaactgtgtcgTAACATTCACTTGCTGACATCTAGTGGGAAAACTGCCACTATGTCAGTTTTCTCAAAATACATTGAAACAACACAgtaatgtccaaaaagagaaaaagtgatgcagaatgatgagattttaaagtgtaactcaccccaatatcaactttctttgcagataaattgtataaactgggcctcagtgggctacttttatgttactgtgcattttttttatatttctatgtgaactgaaattaaattgtgAAGTTAAAAGTATTGTGACAAAATGGTTTAGTTTGTGTTCACCATTTGTcccttattcttatttctgattcatttacTTTCTGTAGATGGCCATattgcttaaatttaaacattagtttgcagctctgctccacttactatcccgggtttgtttgtgttagcatTAGGTTGCAGTTTCCATCTATATGTTTAGGTTAAAGCTACTCCTGGATTATTGgttgaatttgttttatttggtttcaaagtatatttatatttgttttcctttttactcaCCATTGTTTGTCCTTGTAGATCTGCAGGAGTATGGGAGGGGCCGGCCCAGTACTTCCTGCTTAAGTGACTGAGTGATGTCACTGATTGTCTGGCTGGGTTCTACCAATTAGAGGGTTTCTTTAGgagtattgctttgtttttctttaaagtaacttGACTTCTTTGGTATTATCTGGTTTATTTTTCAGATCATTTTATTATATAGAGGAGTTTGTAAATCAgattaataattgtatttttgtttttctgtttagttttcatgtgtttttttccttttttccctgtttaattGTGGTTTGGTCCACTCAAGTGCAGGTGTGTTTCTCCTTGATTATAAAACAGAGCTGTTGGAAGCTCAGAGAAAGAGGAGTGTTGTGAAtcctgttgaaaataaaaaagtcatcAGAAGCCTGAACTGTTGACTGAGGCTGTTTCTTTGGTTCACCTTGCTGACCCTTGACCTCACTACCTTACAAGTATCATCTGTACacatgcaaccggcccttttaatgatttcatgatgccaaagtggcccaatatagaaatcaGTGTGACACCCGTGTATTGAACCATTTTAGGTGCTAATGGCAGGCTTTGTGGATTGGAAAAAACAAATGGGTATTAGGTAGAACAAGGGTTGTCATTCCATTTATACTGATTATAGTTGGTGTGTACACAGTCTTCAACTCCATTAGAGTTGTTTGGCTGCAAAGGACTCCAAGAGAAGAATCTCACTGCAGAACAATCTGGTGACATCCATCTGCCGTCATAATGCAGATTGCATGGATTGAGTCCAATTCATGTGAATCCATCAACAGTGTCAACGTTTTTGACTAAAGATTTAACAAAATCATCTTCTGCAGAGCTGTGAACAGACACCAGGTTGGCTCCTTGTGACACACAGTGGAGCTCTGCCTGAGCCCAGGTAATCTGTGTGGTGATGTACTTGTAGTAGTGGCCGTTGAAGCTGTACCAGAACATGGTGCAGTCGCCACTGAGTAGGTTCATTTCCTGGCCACCTGAAGTTAACACTCCACCCAGAGCTAAACCACGCAGGAACAagatcttgttttgtttttcaataatttctgctctagTTGGTAGGACTCTAATGTGAAAGGTAACAGGCTGCTATCTTTCAAATCCTTCCAAAAGTTTATCTGCTGGTGTAATCTGATTGGTTAAACATGTTTAGCGATTATTTGGTCCTGGGAACAAATACACCTAACATAAAGTATGTAACATACGTAAGAAACTAAATACCTTTGAATCACTTTAAACATGTTatacaaactttattttgataaagtatttttcttatttatgttttttatttaaaacacacgATTGAAGAGATAATAGGGTAtatgttctgtcactttttaatccgattttgatggattaaaagtgggcggggcgattaaaaaggggcggggcttattttttaattgaccttttaggTGATCACATGATCGTCATGTGGCCCTGCTCgtgaccctcatgtgacaccctatcATTGACCCCTACCGTGACCTCCATATGACCCCACCACGTgacccctcatgtgacaccccccacattaatcattattaaattaattattcttttattaattgtattattattattttcatttatattcatatcattaataatattattactactatcattgatattattgtaattatttaattctgttacgcatacccaaccttatttagtagtattattgtaatcatttaaagttatttataattatttaactccggtatacatactcaatctttttattagtattattatgattattttgaattatttaattccgttacgcgcacccaatctttaaggtgggaggaaatcagtctttgtttcagccgtaaaagcagtcagactctgaatacttaaagtttcaaaataaagattaaaaataaaactatagaaATCGTTTAGACGCATAAGCTTCCCCATccggaatctgtaaataaaaagctcagggTTCTCGCTCAGCCAGAATCCAGCGATGCAACCCCTCAGCTCTCCCTGTAAACAGCAAGCGTTTAACCTCAGTTACTGACTGCTTACCAGTTGCAGCTTAGAACATAATAAATCCATACACTCTACAGGTCACTGTCAGTTTGAGGGTCATAAGTTCACTCGGTCAGTAAGCAGTTAAAATAATACTCAACCTGTTCGAAGCGCCGCGCGGGAGGAGACACAAGGGGGGAGATCTCGCTTTCTCTCAATCATCTGACCCCTCAACACAAAAACTGTGTCTTTCTCTACAACCCTCGCGCTGTCATGCTTAGTATTTATAAATAGCGGACaccctgtcacaaaaaaaaaatcgacaggATGTTGTATTTCACGCCTTTACGTATCCTAAAAATCCCCATCACGCGGACAAACACAATgcctgtattatcaataatgtatatataaggcCCCCTTCCCCTCCCACCTAATCGAAGGCATATACGGTGACTCCTCCGAAAAATGTCAAAtgacatttatgtgtgaaatgtttgtctCCCCTTTATTATAACTTTTTCTTGCATTGTTACCATCAAGGCTCGGTATAAAATTAAgcattgtaaaaatgaaaaatgattgaactttttggtgcttactgctgtttcttgttcttcattcaattttgcacaaatatcctatttctcaataaactatACATTAAAAAGGTGGCTCAAGATTGTGGAAGTGAGTTTCTGTTATTACAAGTTAATCTCTGTCCTGCAGTATCAACCAAAtacactttatttgtaaagctcctttcagttctgcctcacataggttaaaaacaaaacagagaaaagggtTATATGGATGAAAGTAATTTAtgaggaatggctgaaaaacagttgtggagtttaatgaagaaactgcattaaatatgaaaacttaACACAACCTATGATCAtggaaaagttaaatgttttaacagggtCTGCTGTAAATGTCACAATTGAAAAGACATAATACAAGATGCTAATAAAAAATGATGTCTAATGATGTGTTAGTTGATTATGTCAACTTTCCATGAAGTTGAACTTATCTGCTGCAGATATCAGGGGCTTCTCATTTTACCTCACTGTTGATTAATATAGCACTTCACatactaaaacacagttttcttgtttaacagaattctttgtgaatttttacaacattttttgagTAAAACGTTTAACCCTGGCTGAACACAAGTTGGGTCTTATTATCGATATGtccataaattctaaaacaagacgatgataaaactggtgcagtttcaaaagcttttacagttggatttgtctttgtctttgaaacccagtttgtaaagtttagtACACCTTGTTTTTCAAACCTAAAGTTTTAGTGCTCTGTTAAACTAAAAGGCACAAATTACTAAAATGCCCCATTTCTTAATTCTATAGCGTAGTCTTTGCTGTTCCAATATGTTATATGTGTGCATAACCTGCAACAAGAATTATTCtcctctttataaataaaacgttttgctTTGGACGTCATGGATATTAGTGTTACTGCAGCAtgcagcagcatgcagcagCATGCAGCTTTGAGTAAGCTCAGACAAGCTTTCTGCCCTTCCTCCGTGAATGTTGTTGCGTTTCACAGGCAAATCTTTTTACCATATTCCATTTTACACGTCTAATTCTGCGACTCATAgacattttccacattgtggTGTGGGCTTGGATCAACTCGCCGTTCATTCTGGTAATGCAaatcttcaaataattggaacgtgtttaagatatttttagtttgtaaatgttttgtttgctctttgacATGATATGTTTTTACTGCACATTATGCACAAATATTTCCAGACaagtaaaatgtacagaaaaaaatgacGACTCACTGTCCTCGACATatgttatttagtttaaaatgtgacaaacccTGGCTCAATGACCAAATGCtttcaggaggaggaaggggtgcAACACACAGCATACACACGGCATACACACAGCATACACACAGCGACGTTGGCTTTTCGATCATTAAAATTTGTCTTCAAAACAACATTCAATTACATCTTTTCAACATTGGCTAGAACTGGATGATTGGTTGATCCACCATCAATCGTCGACCTTAACCAAAAGTTAATCTTTTTGACCCTAATTCCACATTGAATTGACATCTTTTGCTATCTGGGAAGATATAATTTACAGGAGACTggttttggtaaaacaaaacaaaaacatatttacaaacacaataacaaaacaaacacttaaaggatttaaatcacattaaataagaaaaaatatgacctaaaaacaagaacaagtttcatggcaagatttattttttatttctgaatataAGCTTAAATTCTCCCAGAGGAATCAACATGGATATTTTCATATCCTGTTGTAGAGTGCTCCACGTTGATAGGACAGAGTTCCTGTTTTTACTAATTGAGCACTGAAAGTGATAAAGTCCTGGGAACTAAGTCTTTTGCTGGACTAAATGACATATAACGGGATAAATAACACAGGATCAGACAgctttaaagatgaaaatgtacCAATGCATGAGTTTATGGGTTGATGATGATGGCCGGTTGAAATTTAAAGGAATATAAAGTACAGTGAGGTGTGAGAGATGTTGGTATGAACCGTAATTCTCCATGATAGACAGCATCTAatgcagagaggtggcaggtGCATTATAAGAAACATCACAGTAATCTAGGTCACTGAGACAGGATGCTAACTTGCACTaaagtaaattatattatttagttAATGACAGGGGAAACCCTGAGCAATGAGAGCCTTAACAGCTTGGTATAATTTCTTTAGGTTATTTACGCATTTCACAATAATCGTGTTTTACTTTCGTTAAGGTAGCAGCCAgcagattttttaattgatggaAATGTAACCCATCAACTTCAGAATCATTTCTTCTTTGTGACTTCCCGGAGCTGATTTCTCCTTTCCAGGAGACCTGCTAATTCAGTGTTGAACCAGGAAATGACTCAACCCTTAACtctcagctgatgaaacagAGCACATTTGTCAATACAATagttaaaaatatcaaacaaataGTCCCAGGAAAAATGTATGTCATCAAGCAGATAAATGAACTTCCAATTGTAATGAAATATACCATGAAGAAAAGCCTGTTCTCTAAAATGCTTCATAGTTCTTTTTTACACAAGAACAAGCTCAAAATGGAGGATTTTAGTGTTTCAAACTGCACCAACTAGACAATGATCACTTAGATTATTTACAAAAATTGCATTGAGGATGAAAAGATGGAAATTAGGTTTAGTAGCACCGTCAATAATttgagaaacattaaaagcaagACGGTGTGTCTTAAAACCCTCTAACAGGGAAACAGTAAACCAGTCTCTCTTCTTGAACATTTTAATCAGACAAACATTAGGAAAATTAGAAGAAACTGTCAACAATCGCTGAAGGAGTTCTGTAACAAGCAACAACAGCTAAAAGCTATCCGCCGCACAAGTCAATCTTCAAAGCTGAAAGTTCAAACTGCTTAGGAAGAGATTTAGAAACGAGAATCTAGACTGTAAGGCAGGATCTAACAAATAAAGCTACACCACCTCCTTTTCTTGGGTGGTGTGAAGAATAAGTTATGTTCGCTTCAATGCCATTATTTCCTTTACTGAACACCTGCATGACCATCTGGAtatgaacattttaatgttttatatacaGTCTACTAGTACCTCCAATTATCCTGTGGGGCAGAGCAGAGGAGGCAGCTTCGCCTTCTGGTGAGAAATCActaattgctcctttaaggaacTCATAATGCTGCAGCAAACCAAGAAATCTTTGGATAATTTAATGCTCCAAACTTTTTGGGACCAATTTAGGGATGGCACCTTTCCTGTTTCAAAAGGACGGCACACCAGTGCACAAAGTAAACCCAGTGCAGGTTTTGGTGGGACGAATTGTACTGGCATACATGGTCGGTTCTGACCTCTGGAGAGCACAGATTAAATGGAGCAGAGAATGTGAGCCATGAGTTCTCCTTAGAGTCAGACCTCATACATGATCTTTTAGTCCATTGTAATTAATTCACATAGGCAGACTCTAAATGTTATAGAGACCCTCACCATGTTGTGACAGT is part of the Fundulus heteroclitus isolate FHET01 chromosome 13, MU-UCD_Fhet_4.1, whole genome shotgun sequence genome and harbors:
- the LOC105923161 gene encoding ladderlectin; its protein translation is MMMFFFLFGLSLADVAPSDGQEMKLLRGDCPMFWYSFDGRCYKYVATLMTWGDAEQHCLSQGANLVSVHSLEEENFVKMLISNFDPAQGLNWIGLSDAQKDGAFFWSDGSKLSLTNWNAREPNNNGGSESCVHTNWGPARKWNDVPCNKKYTFVCKARPAC